The genome window CCAGATCCACTGCACTCGCTGCCACGGGGACAAGGGCCGGGGCGACGGCTCGGCGGCGGCGGCTCTCGCCGCGGAGCCGGCCGACCTCAGCGATCCCGTTTTTCAGGGGCTGCTCACGGACGGCGAGATCCTTTGGAAGGTGACGAACGGTCGCCGGCGGGGCAAGGAGATCCTGATGCCGGCCATGGCGGAAAAGATCCCCTTCGAAGAGGACCGCTGGAAGCTCGTGGCCTTCGTGCGGTCGCTCGCCGCTGCCGCCCCTAAAGCTCCTGAAAGGCCTTGATCAATTCCTCGGCCTTGGCGGGGTCCAGCTTGAGCAGGGACAGGTCGCCCGTCCGCCGGGCATAGACGGCGCCGTCCTTCTTGCCCAGCTCCACCGAGACCTCGGGCTTGGTGGCCCCGAAGCGCAGCGTGAGCCGGAAGGCGGGGGCGTCGAGGCCGTAGACGGGCGGGTCCTTGGGCGCGTCGATGAACTCCTGGACCTCGAGCCCGCCCAGCTTGAAAAGGGCGTCCTCCACCTTGGTGGACTCCAGATCCTTGGCCTCGGGGGCGGTCCGCTTCCACTTGGGGGTCTCCGGGCCCTTGGGGTCCTTCTGAGCGGCCTTGGTGTAGACGCGCTTCTGGGCTCCCAGCTGGGCCTCGACGCCCTCCACCTCGTAGGTCGCGACCTCGAGCAAGCGCTTCGCCCGCAGTTCCTTCATTCCCTTGGCGAGGTCGTCCTCGAGGGCGGCGGGGATCACGGCCACCAGCCGCCGGCTCGCATCCCGCGCGTAGTACTTGGTCGGCTTCTCCTTGGACGAATCCTTCTTGCTCTTTTTGTCCTTGTCCTTGTCCTTGTCCTTGTCCTTGTCCTTCGAGGTCTTCTCCTCCTCGGACGCGCTCCCGATCTCGAGGGTCTTGGTAGTCCCGTCGGAGAGCCCCACCGTCACCGTGCGCGCCGCCTTGGCCAGGCCGAAGGGCTTCAGGTCGGCGGCCTCTTCCGCCGCCACCGACTCCATGCGCAGGTTCTCGATCGTGCCCAGGAGACTGTCCACCGACCAGCGCCCGGCCCGAGTGGTCAATGGCT of Vicinamibacteria bacterium contains these proteins:
- a CDS encoding cytochrome c, yielding MAATPAALAKGRALFQIHCTRCHGDKGRGDGSAAAALAAEPADLSDPVFQGLLTDGEILWKVTNGRRRGKEILMPAMAEKIPFEEDRWKLVAFVRSLAAAAPKAPERP
- a CDS encoding DUF4340 domain-containing protein; this encodes MKAGEFWKTYLALAVLAGLVAYLYFVEAKQEDKPEKPKEKVFTLDKAKVKELTLLPSGGETIRLVKEGSNWTMAAPKALPADGPAADSLVSTLESLEVDEVATASAPHLADFGLENPKLTVGILLQGATEPLKLLLGEKLADGSGIYAKLPTQPRVFTIPSYVEGSLNKKPFDLRDRDLLHVKRDAVKTLDISGPGDSYALARDDKGEWAFTKPLTTRAGRWSVDSLLGTIENLRMESVAAEEAADLKPFGLAKAARTVTVGLSDGTTKTLEIGSASEEEKTSKDKDKDKDKDKDKKSKKDSSKEKPTKYYARDASRRLVAVIPAALEDDLAKGMKELRAKRLLEVATYEVEGVEAQLGAQKRVYTKAAQKDPKGPETPKWKRTAPEAKDLESTKVEDALFKLGGLEVQEFIDAPKDPPVYGLDAPAFRLTLRFGATKPEVSVELGKKDGAVYARRTGDLSLLKLDPAKAEELIKAFQEL